In Acidiphilium acidophilum, one genomic interval encodes:
- a CDS encoding FdhF/YdeP family oxidoreductase encodes MAEQDEFFAPYDAPAGGWGALAATAKALRRQSVVARGSKALLAANQPEGFDCPGCAWPDPKHTSSFEFCENGAKAIAWEVTDKRVTRAFFERHTVTELLAETDLWLEEQGRLTEPMRYDAATDKYVPIAWNEAFATIARHIHAMDHPDQAEFYVSGRTSNEAAFLFALLGRLVGTNNFPDCSNMCHEPTSRGLPLSIGIGKGTSVLEDFEHADMILNIGQNPGTNSPRAMGTLRDAAKRGARIVVFNPLRERALEQFADPKSTQDMLSKGVKIAHLYCQVKVGGDAAALKGVMKLVIEAERAAKAEGRSGVLDHDFIAAHTHGFEDFVADLDATDWADIIETSGLDRATLQQVADIYCEAKSVILMYGMGITQHRHGSENIQQCVNLLLLRGNIGRPGTGISPVRGHSNVQGDRTVGIDEKPTEAYLDQLAKVFKFEPPRAHGHGVVTSIEAMIRGEVRVFLAMGGNFVAAVPDTPVAAAAMRSVALTVGVNTKLNRGHLVHGKEALILPCRARSELDEQDGVLQSVTVEDSMSFVHASGGLLEPVSPDLMSEVAIVCGMAKAIFPDRYTHINWDGYVADYDRIRDDIEAVYPDLFHDFNRRVRQPGGFRLRNPASERIWHTKSGRANFLVFKGVAEEKSRNNEPKVLRLATLRSHDQYNTTIYSNNDRYRGITGTRMVVLMNEADMMERGIMPGDKIRLRTISTDATLRVVENLTAIKYNIPRGSVGAYYPETNALLPLSHHDELAETPAAKSIPVLAEAMG; translated from the coding sequence ATGGCAGAGCAAGACGAGTTTTTCGCCCCGTATGACGCTCCGGCTGGAGGCTGGGGCGCGTTGGCTGCAACCGCAAAAGCCTTACGCCGGCAAAGCGTTGTGGCGCGCGGCAGCAAGGCGCTGTTGGCCGCGAACCAACCTGAGGGGTTCGATTGTCCGGGTTGCGCCTGGCCAGATCCGAAACATACTTCGTCCTTCGAATTCTGCGAAAACGGTGCCAAGGCAATCGCTTGGGAAGTAACAGACAAACGGGTAACGCGTGCCTTCTTCGAGCGCCATACCGTGACCGAATTGCTGGCTGAGACCGATCTTTGGCTTGAGGAACAAGGTCGGCTGACCGAGCCAATGCGTTACGATGCTGCCACTGATAAATACGTCCCCATCGCATGGAACGAAGCTTTTGCGACCATCGCGCGCCATATTCACGCGATGGATCATCCGGATCAGGCCGAGTTCTATGTCTCCGGCCGCACCTCGAACGAGGCAGCGTTTCTGTTCGCGCTGCTCGGCCGCCTCGTCGGCACCAATAATTTCCCCGATTGCTCCAACATGTGCCACGAGCCGACCAGTCGGGGCCTGCCGCTCTCGATCGGCATCGGCAAGGGCACCTCGGTGCTGGAGGATTTCGAACACGCCGACATGATCTTGAACATCGGTCAGAACCCCGGCACCAATTCGCCACGCGCGATGGGCACGCTACGCGATGCCGCCAAGCGCGGCGCGCGGATCGTGGTGTTCAACCCGCTGCGCGAGCGGGCGCTCGAACAATTCGCCGACCCCAAGAGCACACAGGACATGCTGTCCAAGGGCGTGAAAATCGCGCATCTCTATTGCCAGGTGAAGGTCGGCGGCGATGCCGCAGCGCTGAAGGGCGTGATGAAACTTGTGATCGAGGCCGAGCGCGCGGCCAAGGCCGAAGGGCGGAGCGGTGTGCTCGATCATGATTTCATCGCAGCCCACACCCACGGGTTCGAGGATTTTGTCGCGGATCTCGACGCGACCGACTGGGCTGATATCATCGAAACCTCCGGCCTCGATCGCGCGACGCTTCAACAGGTTGCGGACATCTATTGCGAGGCCAAATCGGTCATCCTGATGTATGGCATGGGCATCACCCAGCATCGCCACGGCTCGGAAAACATCCAGCAATGCGTCAATCTGCTGCTGTTGCGGGGCAATATCGGTCGGCCCGGTACCGGTATTTCACCGGTGCGCGGCCATTCCAACGTGCAGGGCGACCGCACAGTCGGCATCGATGAAAAACCGACCGAAGCCTATCTCGATCAGTTGGCCAAGGTGTTCAAGTTCGAGCCACCCCGCGCGCACGGGCATGGCGTGGTCACCAGCATCGAGGCGATGATCCGCGGCGAGGTGCGGGTGTTCCTGGCGATGGGCGGCAATTTCGTCGCCGCCGTGCCCGATACGCCGGTGGCCGCCGCGGCGATGCGCAGCGTCGCTCTGACGGTCGGGGTTAATACCAAGCTCAATCGCGGCCATCTGGTCCACGGCAAGGAGGCGCTCATTCTGCCTTGCCGTGCCCGCAGCGAACTCGACGAGCAAGACGGCGTGCTGCAATCGGTCACGGTCGAGGACAGTATGAGTTTTGTGCACGCCTCTGGCGGCCTGCTCGAACCGGTCAGTCCGGATCTGATGTCCGAGGTCGCGATCGTATGCGGCATGGCCAAAGCAATTTTCCCTGACCGTTACACCCATATCAACTGGGACGGCTACGTTGCGGATTACGACCGGATCCGCGACGATATCGAGGCGGTCTATCCCGATTTGTTTCACGATTTCAATCGCCGGGTGCGTCAACCCGGCGGGTTCCGACTGCGCAATCCAGCGAGTGAACGAATATGGCACACCAAATCCGGACGTGCCAATTTTCTGGTGTTCAAGGGCGTTGCGGAGGAAAAGTCCCGTAACAATGAACCCAAAGTTCTTCGCCTCGCCACGCTGCGAAGTCACGATCAATACAACACGACCATCTACAGCAATAACGATCGGTATCGTGGCATCACCGGTACTCGCATGGTAGTCCTGATGAATGAAGCGGACATGATGGAGCGCGGAATCATGCCGGGTGACAAGATTCGGTTACGCACAATCTCGACTGACGCAACCTTACGCGTGGTCGAGAACCTTACAGCCATAAAATATAACATCCCGCGTGGTTCGGTAGGTGCATATTATCCTGAAACCAACGCGTTGTTGCCGCTGAGTCATCACGATGAACTAGCAGAAACGCCAGCGGCAAAGTCGATCCCGGTACTAGCAGAGGCAATGGGCTGA
- a CDS encoding class II glutamine amidotransferase: MCELLGISTRIPTRVALSMSALAAHGDPARHLGDGWGGALHDGADAFDRAPLRGVELATSSRSPAGLAGLIRLPSRRAA, encoded by the coding sequence ATGTGCGAATTGCTGGGTATTTCCACACGTATTCCCACCCGTGTCGCCCTGTCCATGTCGGCGCTTGCCGCACATGGCGATCCCGCCCGGCATTTGGGCGATGGTTGGGGGGGTGCCTTACATGATGGTGCCGACGCGTTCGATCGTGCCCCATTGCGTGGTGTAGAATTGGCTACCTCATCGCGCTCTCCGGCTGGGTTGGCCGGGTTGATCAGGCTGCCGTCGCGGCGGGCAGCTTGA
- a CDS encoding bifunctional enoyl-CoA hydratase/phosphate acetyltransferase yields MDAFNRLPLTGGTIENRVFDEIAIGDTASVSRTLTLDDIALFAYISGDINPAHLDADYARTDMFHHIVVHGMWTAGLISAVLGTKLPGPGTIYLDQTLQFRAPVAPGDRITASVTVTERTAEKHRLSLECLAVNQNNVTVLRGTAIVQAPTEKISRPAMALPEVRLTRHERFNTLLAEAKSRGPYTTAIAHPCDELTLRAALTAAATGLIIPILVGPIAKIEAAATAAGLDLTGLRIEDVPHSHAAAARAVQLVRDGTAKLLMKGALHTDELMHEVMMTDGGLRTGRRLSHVYVMDVPSYPRPLLVTDAAINIAPDLATKADIARNAIDLAHALGIESPKLAVLAAVETVNPAMPSTLDAASLCKMGQRGQITGGIIDGPLAFDNAVSPMATAEKHIVSPVAGQADILLVPDIEAGNMVAKQLTFLAGADAAGVVVGARVPIILTSRADNVATRLASCAVALLMAAHQAR; encoded by the coding sequence ATGGATGCTTTCAACCGCCTCCCGCTTACCGGCGGGACGATCGAGAACCGCGTGTTCGACGAGATCGCGATCGGCGACACCGCCTCGGTCAGCCGGACGCTGACGCTCGATGATATCGCGTTGTTCGCTTATATCTCCGGCGACATCAATCCCGCCCATCTCGACGCCGATTATGCCCGCACCGACATGTTTCATCACATTGTCGTTCATGGCATGTGGACGGCAGGACTGATCTCGGCGGTGCTGGGGACGAAACTGCCTGGTCCCGGGACAATCTATCTCGATCAAACGCTCCAGTTCCGTGCACCGGTCGCACCCGGCGACAGGATTACCGCAAGCGTCACCGTGACGGAGCGGACTGCGGAAAAACACCGGCTCAGCCTCGAATGTCTCGCCGTCAATCAGAATAATGTTACCGTGCTGCGTGGCACCGCGATCGTACAAGCACCGACCGAGAAGATCAGCCGTCCGGCAATGGCGCTGCCGGAGGTGCGGCTGACCCGGCATGAGCGGTTCAATACGCTGCTCGCCGAAGCGAAGTCGCGCGGGCCCTACACCACCGCCATCGCGCATCCGTGCGACGAACTCACGCTGCGCGCCGCCCTCACTGCCGCCGCCACCGGATTGATCATTCCCATCCTGGTCGGGCCGATCGCGAAGATCGAGGCCGCTGCCACTGCCGCCGGGCTGGACCTGACCGGCCTGAGGATCGAGGATGTGCCGCACAGCCACGCCGCAGCCGCCCGCGCGGTGCAGCTGGTGCGCGACGGGACGGCGAAACTGCTGATGAAAGGCGCCCTGCACACCGATGAACTGATGCACGAGGTGATGATGACGGACGGAGGCCTGCGCACCGGGCGGCGTTTGTCGCATGTGTATGTGATGGATGTGCCCAGCTATCCCCGCCCGCTGCTCGTGACAGATGCCGCAATCAACATCGCTCCTGACCTTGCGACCAAGGCCGATATTGCGCGGAACGCGATCGACCTTGCCCATGCGCTCGGCATCGAGAGCCCGAAACTCGCCGTGCTCGCGGCGGTGGAGACCGTCAATCCCGCGATGCCCTCGACGCTCGATGCCGCTTCCCTGTGCAAAATGGGCCAACGCGGCCAAATCACCGGTGGCATCATCGATGGACCGCTCGCGTTCGATAATGCGGTCAGCCCGATGGCGACGGCGGAGAAACACATCGTCTCTCCGGTTGCCGGTCAGGCCGATATTCTGCTGGTGCCAGATATCGAGGCAGGTAACATGGTGGCCAAGCAACTCACCTTCCTCGCCGGTGCCGATGCGGCGGGCGTTGTGGTAGGGGCGCGGGTCCCGATCATTCTGACCAGCCGTGCCGACAATGTGGCGACCCGGCTTGCTTCCTGTGCCGTCGCGTTACTGATGGCGGCGCATCAGGCGCGCTGA